GAGTCGTGCAGCGTCGTCATCAGCTTCATCAGCCGGCGTCGAGGGGGGCGAGGCCTCGAGCGCGGTGTCGGTATCGTCCTCAATCATCGGGGAGAGGGTGGGGGAGTCGGAGAAGTGGGAGTGGGGAGTATTGTGAGACTTGTGGCCTTCTTCATGTGGGGAGAATTGGAGATGCGCGGCTGAATGAGGGGAGGAGGAGCGTTTGATGGGGTTGGAGGTGAAGGTGGAGGTTGGGTGAGAcacaagagaaagagtgatgaATCTTCTCAGGGGAAGCTTGAGCTCTTCCTCATTATAGCAGAAAAGGTCTTTTTTGCGTTTTTGATTTTTCATATAATTGCAATTAATAATCTTTTTGTTTtgcattttgtgtattttaattcatttgtttagtattttagattaattagttgctaataaaaataaagagcGCTAATAGTCAAAATTAAGAGTTTAATCGAgttaaaatttgattaaaagtCGTTGACCGTTAATTTTAGACGGAGCTATCCAAAATAGACTGATTTTGACCCCAGTTGAAATGTGTgggatgcaataattcaaagcgtaatgtttaggaccaaaatcgtaaaataacTATATGTTTATGACCAATTTTGACTTTTACTCTATTATTAATGCATTGACTTGAAAGTACGTACATTATTGCATATACAAAATAAGATTATATATGTTTGTAGGCATGGGATTCGGTCGGTTCGGTTCCGACAGAACCAATTTGTCGGTTAACCGACTCCCATTTTTTCTGAAATCTAGAACCGAAACCAAACCCTTAGTCAGTTCGGTTCCTCAAGGAACCGATCGGTTCGGACCTTCAGGTTCTTCGGTTCCACCGAAGGAACCGAAATCAATTGTGGTCGGAGAAGCGGAGCAGCAATAGCGGCGGTCGACGCAGTAGCAGCGTCGGAACAACAACAACAGAGAAGAGTGGCTAGGAGGAGAGAGAAGCAGCGGCGGTGGGTGCAGCAACCACATCGGAACAACAGCTACCGAGAACAGTGGCAAGGAGGAGAGAGCAATGGCAGTAGGTGCAGCAGACGCATTGGATATCAACAACAAAGAAGAGTGACGACGACGAGAGAGCAACGGCGATCGGAGAACCAGCGTCGGTCGGCGCAGCAGCCGCGTCGGAACAGCAACAGAGAACAACGATGATTCTTTTTTAGAAAGAGCAGCAACCGTCCTTCTTAGTTAATGGCTTAGGGTCTTtcacaatttttatttaatttgatagatGATTGATTAAAATGAATAtagtgaaaaattaaaattcaatcaaCTATTACTGTTCTTCGGTTATAACCTTTCGGTTCTCGGCTAGAACAGAGAACGGCCTAAATCCAAAACTCAATAACCGAAACTGAACCTTAACCTTGTTTTATCGGTTCTTAGTTAACCGAGAACCGGAAAAGTAAGGTTCGGTCATCAGTTAATCGAGAATCGGGACGTTTCCCCACCCCTATATGTTCTCAGCTACCGCAGTGAAAAACGGAAAGCGCTGAAATTTCACCCGCCCCACAGAATCTCCGGTTCTTATTTAGGGGTGCAGAATCTTCATCAGAATCCCAATAAAGAAGAATAAAATCGCCGCCGAAAATGACCGGACCCGGCCTCTTCTCCGACTTCGGTAACAAAGCTAAaggtctccctctctctctctctctcactcataTTTGCATTTATACATTTATGTGCGCTGAGACACGTATCGTATGCTGCAGAAATTTTGTTTAAGGACTACAGCGATTATCAGAAGCTGATTATTTCTAGCCAGAGTGATACCGGATTGGTAAGCTACGGCAGATGAATGAATATTTCGTTTGTGTTTCTCGTTTGTAATCGAGTGCTCTGTTTTCGGTGATGTAGTTTTTCAGTAATTGTGAAATCCGAGTTATGAGTTCTAGAGCTCCCTTGCTCTGGTGCtctgaatatatttattttaactgttttttttctgattattattatcatttacTGTTTGTTACTCATAAAAGGTATGTATGCGTGATAATTTCGTGTGTGTTGGTTTACTGAATATGGTTCTGATCAAGCATTCATTGATTTCACTAAGTTTTATCTAATTTTTCTAGGAAATTATCACTAGTTGTTCTCATTAACTGGAGACATTTGGTTTGCTGATTACTTTAGTTGACAGTGTATGTGTGTACTTGAGCAGCTGAGCATTTGTTTAGATATGTGTGATAAGTTGATAGGTTCAAAACATGTGAAAAATTGAATTTTGGAGTAATTATTGTTGAATAGAGCTGCTATTTGACTGGTGTTGTAACAATAAGAAATCAAATGTGGAACTTCATAACTTAGAATTGTAATTTGGTTCGACGTATATGTAAAACACCAGCATGTGTTTTCAATCCGTATCAAGTTTATGATCTTCTATGAGTAGCAGTCTCGCTTTGCGTCGAATAATTTACTTATTGTTAATGAGAGAATCTCTCTCCTTCCAAATAAAATTGCCAGAGTTGCTGCATTCAACAACAGCATTTTTTGAATTTGAGTTATTTCTCTCTGTGATTATATTCACCTTAATGTACATTTAATCTGATCTTTATGCTAGATGAAATGAATTGGGAAAAAATTCCTAACACTATTGTAAGTGTTTGAGAGACAAACTGCTTAAGAGAAAATGGTGTTTATGAACCTTGTTGTATAGCTTTATTTGATGCTATGCCTCTCTGACTCTCTCTATATGGTCGTCTTTACATTCTATACTGTCAAGCTCTATTGCTTTTCTTTACTGCTTTGTCAATGCAAACCTAAAAAGATCTTTATAttaatagtttttatttttattttttataattgttGCTTCAGTATGACATAACTGTCATTTTATTTACTTGAAATCAATTTCCAGGCCATAGGTTCGACTCTAGCGAAAAAGGGTGGACTCTCCAGCGGAGATGTTGCTGCAAAATTCACATTTAGAAATGGCGCGATTGATGTCAAGTTTGATACCGAATCAACTGTATGTTCCCACATTTGTTGTATAACTTGTTGTTTCCTTTTATAAAGCATgcattcatttttatataaccTCGTGTATGTAGATATGGACAACCCTTGTTGTGACCAATATCTTCCCATCATCTAGGACCATTGCCTCATGCAAATTTCCAGATTATAACTCTGGCAAGGTACTAATGCTATTTAAAACTATGATAACTTGTGGATTTACCATCCATTTATTTGCTAATGGGTGATACTCTTTTGGGCTTTGCAGATTGAAGTTCAATATTTACACAATCATGCAAGTTTAAGTACAGCTGTTGGTCTCAACAAGTCTCCTGCTATTGATGTTTCAGCTACTATAGGTACCCCTAGTGTAGCATTTGGTACAGAAGCAAGTTATATGGTTTCTTCTGGAAATTTCGCAAAGTACAATGCCGGATTCAGCTTGAAGACACCCGATGCTGTTGTTTCTGCTATTCTGTAAGCTTCTTACTCTGATGTAGTTAAGGTCATTTGGCTTATAAAtgaatttgatttttgatgTCAACTTCTGAAAAAATTGATAGCCTATTTCTTAAATGTGAACTCTAGAATGGCAATGATATTTTGGTTGTACTTTTTGGCCAGTTATTTGTATGAAGATAAATTCTGTATTAGAATAAAAAGAGATACAGCATATTGCCATATTGAGATTTTGTTATGTTGTGCCACTTCAAGCTTTTGATGCATTTTCAACATGTCGTTAGGAAGAAATCGATTTCAACTTAGCACCATTTTAGTGAAGCAGGAGTTGGTTTGAGTTATTTGCTAACAAAATTGCCTATGTGGCTTAGTCCTCTACAATCTAGTCATTTTTGCCTtacccagttttgatttttcacaATCATCAGTGCTGAGTTTGTGTATGTTTTATGCCTGCACTGCACTTTGGTTAGTCTTAAATTTATGCAGGGAATCGATCCACTGGGATTTGTATCTTATAAATGACTGCTTGAATGGCACATCTCTTATTGCTTGCTACCTCTAGGCTTGACAAAGGAGATGCAGTAAGGGTGTCGTACTTGCGCCATCTGGATCAGCTGAATAAAGGAACTGCCGTGGGCGAGATTTCCAGAAAGTTCTCTACGAACGAGAACACGTTAACAGTAGGATGCTCTTATGAAGTCGATCCACACACAACTGTGAAGGCAAAACTCAACAACCACGGCCATCTTGCTGCCCTCGCCCAGCATGAACTGAAACCCAAATCTCTCCTCACCATTTCTGGCAGTTTCGACACCTTGGCCATGGAAAAAACCCCAAGGTTTGGCTTGACACTCTCTCTCAAGCCCTAAACAGTAGTACATCATGCTTGTCTACTTATACAAAGATCATTCCAGCAATACCTTAGTTTTCATATAGTTAGATTTCATTTCTGAACTCAATTCTTTCCTGTACATTATTCTgtaaatttaaaacaaatatgTTGAATTACTGATATAGTAATACATGTATACATCTCATACCAAATATCCATATACTTAAATCTATAACATATGAAACAAAATTGAAGTGTTTTTATACAGAGGCATAGAGCTGAGGTGTGAAGGAAAACCACCTGAATCCACAGCTCCATTTGTCAGGCAAAGAAGGGCATTTAGGCAGCCAATGCCAGGTTCTTCTAGAAACTTTGTAGTATAATATCTCAGGCCATGTGTAGCAGCACAGACAGATTAAACCTTGATGCCAGAAACAGTACACATGCTCATAGTTATGGTAGCAAACAGATAGAAATTTCCTGCACACCATTTCCGGCATTGTTTCCACCTCCACCCACCCCTCCCCCAGCTCCCACAGCTTAATGCTCCTTGAGATCCCGctcgccccgaccccgcccacCAGGTACAGCTTCCGGTCCCCGTCCCCAGCCAGCCGCGCGAACGCAAGCCCATCGGGAAGATCAATAAGCAGCGTCTCCCACCCGCCGCTCTCCAGCTGGAAGCTCACAATGTGGAAAGGCTCGGGCGTCGTGAAGAGAATCCCTCCGCTGTAGAGGACGCCCTTCTGGTGGTGGTTCTCGTTGATGATCGAGGATGGCTCGGGGCCGGGGAAACGCGCCCATGAGCCGGTGGAGGAGGAGTAGACGAGGGCGTGGTGGAATGATCCGGTGGTGGAGAGCATGAAGAGCTTGTATCcgtcggcggcggaggagggggaggagggtACTACGGTGGGGAGGTCGAAGGAGAAGGGGGAGGCGGGGAACTTGATGCGGCGGAGGGAGCGGGTGAGGAGGTTGCAGACGAGGAAGGAGGAGGTGGAGGGGAGGGAGAAGCAGAGGAGGCCGTGGGAGGAGGAGAGGAGGAGGGAGGAGGGGGGCATGGGGGGGAAGGAGAGGAGGAGGGAGCACCAGGTGTTGAGGGAGGTGTTGAAGATGGGGGAGGAGTGGTGGAAGTGTGGGTGGGAGAGGATGAGGAGGGGGGAGAAGGGCGGCGGGGAGTGGGGGAGGGAGTGGCGGGAGATGAAGTAGGGGGTGAAGGGGAGGGAGTTGAAGTGTTTGCAGGTTGATCGGAGGGCGAGGAAGGTTttgagagggaggagggagaggACGTGTTCGAGGAGATGATCGGGAAGCTTGCTCCATATCCGACCATCCATGGTTgtcatcaccaccaccacctctctTGCTTAGGAGTTAGTCAATCTCCATGAtgttctagagagagagagggagttgGAAAACTGGAAGGGAAATTAAAAGAGATTGATGAAAACCATGCTGTGGTATGAAAACAGGGGAGATTTTGTTGACTAGCAGAGACAGATGAAAACTATGATATGGTATGAAAACTGGTGAGTTTTGTTATCCTTATCATCATATAGATTAGGCTTGTTTTAATAATTGTAGTAAGTAATTAGTTAGTTTGCTTTAAATGACTGGATATTTAAGCAGCCACAACCAGTCAACCACCAACATAGTTAGTTAATTCAGTTCAAGTTCTATTAAATGTAGgagtattataatatttttcaatttattagcaATTATAAAACGTGTGATATATCAGTCAGCCAGCAAATGTTCATTATAGGGATAAAACAAGgagaagaaagtaaaaaaagGCTTTAATATGTCACAATTATTGATGGTGTAAAGGGTAtattaaaaacaataataattcACATAAAACAAGGATCACAGTCTAACATTGTAGTTTAAGAGATGTTTCTCCCATCTACAAAGGATTTGTTTACCCTCTCCTTCATCGCCACCGCCACCTCCTCTCTAGCCGGGTTAAACTCAGATCCGGATCGGGTTTGACCCACACTCACTGTGCGCAGACatctccctctgtcccattagaaatgaaatgtttttctttttggtctgtcccattaaaaatgaaacatttctaaaaatggaaacaatacgctctctactttttcttctatcttactttactctctcttcattaactcacaaaacaacactacataaaatctcatgccgaaaagcaaatgttgcatatttaatgggacggagtatataataaaaataattaggaGTTTAGAGTTAAATGGAAGGCGTGGTCGTACATAATTAATATAGTTGCAACTTGGATATGTATTGATtactctcaaatggatttcttCCACTTTGCTTAAAGGCTATATATCATCTTcgtcaaaaatagaaaatttgacCATATGAATAGTAGCTGGAAACAAATGCTATAGAAATGATTGGTTGATAAAATCGGTTGGGATGATCgctatgtatttttttactatatattCCATCTTATTCGTTTTCGACCgtgtatatattattttatgtatatgAAATAcagcaaaataaaattttagagTATTTTATTTGGAAGAACGCTTGTCCTGGTTGGAAATGTGGAAATTTTGAATGAGTAagcaaattaaattatttttcgcTGACTTTAATGCATACAATACAATGCTGTCAATTTTTCTCTCATGTTATAATTATTTGTATTTCAAGAAAAAATGTcaaattgtgattgattcaatttttttctgaaattgAGAGAGTGAGACATATTTTTTGGGATTCATGTGTGAAAATAATATGTCAATTTTGACAATATTGAAATTATGTGTGAAGAAAACAAGGAATTTTCCATTGGGGCCTCAATCATACAAATTACATGACGCAAATACGTGGTATTAACAAGAAAAAATGGTGAATATTGGATATTTGAGAAAGAGGAATTTTGACACTACTGATAATTGAAATCAAAccaaatttgaaaaatgaagaaaaaataatcatatactCACTTCATCATTGTCAAATATCAAAccaaatttgaaaaatgaagaaaaaataagcATATATTAACTTCATCcctcattaattgtccactttgattccgtcaagagttttaagaaatgtacttTAAGAAAGTAGGtagaaaaagttggtggaatataagtctcactttatataattattactaGTTTTATggataataaaatgtgagtgaaatgagttagtgaaatatgagacctattaaatgataaaagtgaataGGAAATTATTGTGGAAGGataaaaatggcaaaagtgAACCATTAATAAGGACGGAGGAATACTAatctaattttatattttatctcaTCGTTATGTATCATAATGCAAATACATACGTACCAATGTCCGTAACACTTAGTACGTTGCACACCACATGATGTGCACTGGCGGAAACACGTACACATGGGGGAGGGCTTAAGCGCCTACccaaaatattttttggatttttttctactttgaaaatgattaatttttttaatttatctctaGCCCTCACTAAATTAATGATATTGAAGAATAATCATCAAAAATTGAATATTAAGAGGGGCTGAAATGaatcaaaaagtaaaaaattactgTGAATAAAATGAAGAACAATGATTTACTTAGATGAgtttgaggaagaagatgactTGATTACAATTAATATCATAAACTTCCTAGTAAAATGTGTCAAGATGGTATGCTTTTCCAAAAATTACCGATTCGTTTATTgaatactaaattaaattataaagtcTATTCgttttaatagaaatatttgtaTTTGTTTAAAAATGTGTTTAGTTAAACTTTCTTTGGACTTGGGAgagtaaattaaatttcaatttaataACTTAGTTTTCAATtagtgaattttaatttttcgtCTCCTTTATAACTTTTTCCAGAACCATAAAGtacaaagtattattttaattttctttccaaATAATCGATGTAAActcaattcttattttcttaGTGACTTTAatccataaattaaattttaagacCTTTTTCTTTTCAACTTAATTATGCAAAAATATCTTGTATttttactagtatatttttattataaaaaaaacactaaaCACCCGTTAACAAAAATAGTCTTTTTTTTGGTATATTCACCAAATTTATTATCCTTTTTATTTATAGAAAGATTTCCACCAATTTTTCTCCCCTCCTATTATACCTTATCCTtgtttctctttatctttttacGCTACCAATAAACATTAAAACTTGTTTTGtccataaaattatttttcgtAGATAATGAGGGTATATAGTGAAGCccctattaataaaaattcttGCGTCCGCCCCTTATGATGTGACGTGTCATATTGCCAATTCGTTAGTACCACTTACTTATGTGATTCAAATTATACACGACAGACCTATAAATGTTAAATTAAACTCAAGATATAGACACTAGACAGCCCTAACTACTGTAGCCTATGGTATAACAATTCCATACACAAAAAATTATAGCAACAACTTTTTTATCAACGCTTTTATTTGATAAGTAATAGATTCAACCAACCTATACTTAAATCAAAGTGCATCCACCACAAATATGTTATGAATCATTTTTCTTATGGGATAAAAGACTAAAAACATAAAAGATAGTGAACACAAAAGGTTCAAGTGTTCAACGTTTAATCCAAccctaaaataactaaaaacgAATAATAAAATTACCAACACAGCAATATTTAAACAAGCCAAAATATGTGTTGTTATTTTACTTGAATCCTTTGTCCCTCTACCTTTACTTTGTTGGTGGTTTTAATCAGAAGTAGATAGACTACACATTACAAGACGAAGAAAATTAGCCACAATTATTGGTGATAAATGCAACAATTACCATGCAATATAAAGACCCTTTGTTGTTGCAATTTCTAGTATTTCGTTCAATTTGATCTCTTTTAGAACAAAGTTTGAAAGTTTGTTAGACCTGATCTTCACCTAATTTTCTAATTAAAtacttgaattttaatatttatgattgaaataaaaaaaattcacaaaaggCAATAACTAAGCCACCAAATCAAAATGTTGATTTGGATTTGAATTTTAGGATCAGTTCTTCAAAATTCTAGTTTGGATTCTGCTTAGATTGGTCTTTCTAAAATCCCAAAATagcaaaaacaataaattacgcttaatatacaaaaaaagttaactttaatagtaatattttgtttaacacccatatatttaaaataaaatattttataccaCCATTTATTTCTAACTTTGTACAGAGGCCCAAAAGAATCCATTTTCAATAACAGCCCAACTCAATCCAAACAGTATGAAGGCCCAaataaactgaactaaaacccTAGCTTTCCCAATCCCAAAGGCCATAATTCTCTAGGCTCCGCTTCCCATCACACTGCAGCGGCTACAACCATGGGTAAATATCTCCGCCGCGCCGCCGTCGGCGTTGAATTCCATTTACCGACTCCTATTTTCTGATCGTGTTGTCTCGCATTCTGCAGGTGCATACACTTATGTGTCGGAGCTATGGAAGAAGAAGCAATCCGATGTGATGCGCTTCCTGCTTAGGGTTCGCTGCTGGGAGTATCGCCAGCTTCCCGCTGTTGTTCGCGTTACTCGCCCCACCCGCCCCGACAAGGCGCGCCGCCTCGGATACAAGGCCAAGCAGGTACATTTTCACTCTTAGCCGTAGGAATTGTTTTGTGCTGAATATTTGAAATTGGAAAAGTCGTGCTTTTGATGCGTAGGTTAGGTTTATTAATTGATCGATTTTGTTTGTTACCTGAGTGGTTTTTGTTAACGAATTGAGAAAATGAGTTTTTATAGGATTCAATTAGGGTTGTTGCATGATTTTCGTGTGCATTGTTGCTCCTGGTGATAGGCTAATGTGTAGATTTTTGGGTTACAGTTTGGCTGATTGGGTTATTTGATTGTGTGATAAATCTGATCTTCTTCTAAACGCTTTTTCGGTACAATGTTACTCTAGAGTTTGCTTGTTTTTTTTCTACATTTGACCCTATTGTTTAGTTG
This sequence is a window from Salvia splendens isolate huo1 chromosome 14, SspV2, whole genome shotgun sequence. Protein-coding genes within it:
- the LOC121766072 gene encoding mitochondrial outer membrane protein porin 2-like, coding for MTGPGLFSDFGNKAKEILFKDYSDYQKLIISSQSDTGLAIGSTLAKKGGLSSGDVAAKFTFRNGAIDVKFDTESTIWTTLVVTNIFPSSRTIASCKFPDYNSGKIEVQYLHNHASLSTAVGLNKSPAIDVSATIGTPSVAFGTEASYMVSSGNFAKYNAGFSLKTPDAVVSAILLDKGDAVRVSYLRHLDQLNKGTAVGEISRKFSTNENTLTVGCSYEVDPHTTVKAKLNNHGHLAALAQHELKPKSLLTISGSFDTLAMEKTPRFGLTLSLKP
- the LOC121766071 gene encoding F-box/kelch-repeat protein At5g43190-like, with translation MTTMDGRIWSKLPDHLLEHVLSLLPLKTFLALRSTCKHFNSLPFTPYFISRHSLPHSPPPFSPLLILSHPHFHHSSPIFNTSLNTWCSLLLSFPPMPPSSLLLSSSHGLLCFSLPSTSSFLVCNLLTRSLRRIKFPASPFSFDLPTVVPSSPSSAADGYKLFMLSTTGSFHHALVYSSSTGSWARFPGPEPSSIINENHHQKGVLYSGGILFTTPEPFHIVSFQLESGGWETLLIDLPDGLAFARLAGDGDRKLYLVGGVGASGISRSIKLWELGEGWVEVETMPEMVCRKFLSVCYHNYEHVYCFWHQGLICLCCYTWPEILYYKVSRRTWHWLPKCPSLPDKWSCGFRWFSFTPQLYASV